From one Gossypium hirsutum isolate 1008001.06 chromosome D08, Gossypium_hirsutum_v2.1, whole genome shotgun sequence genomic stretch:
- the LOC107899074 gene encoding probable protein phosphatase 2C 34 isoform X2 gives MRHFSSMFNGLARSFSMRRGKNSSNGDGREAAETMAKDAKKHDMILRSSGFVNVDGSNNLASVCSKRGRKGVNQDCAIVWEGFGSQADMLFCGIFDGHGPWGHFVAKKVRESMPSSLLCNWQETLAQTSLDPDLESDKKHQRFHIWKHSYLKTCAAVDHELEQYRKIDSFYSGTTALTIVRQGDIIYVANVGDSRAVLATNSDDGNLVPVQLTVDFKPNLPQESERIIQCKGRVFCMHDEPGVHRVWLPNEESPGLAMSRAFGDYCIKDYGLISVPEVTHRHITNKDQFVVLATDGVWDVVSNQEAIQIVSSTPDKAKAAKRLVEFAACAWKKKRKGIAMDDISAICLFFHSSHHEVNLVTTSK, from the exons ATGAGGCATTTTTCCTCCATGTTCAATGGGTTGGCGAGGTCGTTTTCGATGCGAAGAGGGAAGAATTCGAGCAATGGTGATGGAAGAGAAGCTGCTGAGACAATGGCAAAAGATGCAAAGAAACATGACATGATTTTGAGGTCTTCTGGTTTTGTAAATGTTGATGGTTCTAACAATTTGGCCTCAGTTTGTTCCAAGAGAGGCAGGAAAGGAGTGAACCAGGATTGTGCTATTGTATGGGAG GGATTTGGAAGTCAAGCAGACATGTTGTTTTGTGGCATATTTGATGGTCATGGTCCATGGGGTCATTTCGTAGCGAAAAAGGTTCGAGAATCGATGCCTTCGTCCTTGCTTTGCAATTGGCAAGAGACTCTAGCTCAGACATCGCTCGACCCGGATTTGGAATCTGATAAAAAGCATCAGAGGTTTCATATATGGAAGCATTCTTATCTGAAGACTTGTGCTGCTGTCGATCACGAGCTCGAACAATATCGAAAGATCGATTCGTTTTACAGTGGAACAACCGCCTTGACAATTGTCAGACAG GGAGACATCATATACGTAGCCAATGTCGGTGATTCTCGGGCTGTTTTGGCAACGAATTCCGATGATGGAAACTTGGTTCCCGTTCAGCTTACTGTTGATTTCAAACCAAATTTACCTC AGGAGAGTGAGCGGATAATTCAGTGCAAAGGTCGCGTTTTCTGCATGCACGATGAACCAGGGGTACACAGAGTTTGGCTGCCTAATGAAGAGTCACCAGGACTAGCAATGTCTAGAGCTTTTGGCGATTACTGCATTAAGGACTACGGTCTTATTTCGGTTCCTGAAGTCACACACAGACATATAACCAACAAAGACCAATTCGTCGTGCTCGCCACCGATGGG GTATGGGATGTAGTTTCCAATCAGGAAGCAATTCAAATAGTATCTTCGACACCAGACAAGGCGAAGGCAGCGAAGCGTTTAGTCGAGTTCGCGGCCTGTGcttggaagaagaaaaggaaaggcATTGCAATGGATGATATTTCCGCTATCTGCCTCTTCTTCCACTCATCTCACCATGAAGTTAATCTTGTAACAACTTCAAAATAG
- the LOC107899074 gene encoding probable protein phosphatase 2C 34 isoform X1: MGRLMVMEFHVMMNILCKKLWIYKKGTNKLCFDSGFWIIEAMRHFSSMFNGLARSFSMRRGKNSSNGDGREAAETMAKDAKKHDMILRSSGFVNVDGSNNLASVCSKRGRKGVNQDCAIVWEGFGSQADMLFCGIFDGHGPWGHFVAKKVRESMPSSLLCNWQETLAQTSLDPDLESDKKHQRFHIWKHSYLKTCAAVDHELEQYRKIDSFYSGTTALTIVRQGDIIYVANVGDSRAVLATNSDDGNLVPVQLTVDFKPNLPQESERIIQCKGRVFCMHDEPGVHRVWLPNEESPGLAMSRAFGDYCIKDYGLISVPEVTHRHITNKDQFVVLATDGVWDVVSNQEAIQIVSSTPDKAKAAKRLVEFAACAWKKKRKGIAMDDISAICLFFHSSHHEVNLVTTSK, from the exons ATGGGGAGGCTAATGGTAATGGAATTCCATGTCATGATGAATATTCTCT gCAAAAAACTTTGGATCTATAAGAAGGGAACAAACAAGTTGTGTTTTGATAGTGGGTTTTGGATTATAGAGGCAATGAGGCATTTTTCCTCCATGTTCAATGGGTTGGCGAGGTCGTTTTCGATGCGAAGAGGGAAGAATTCGAGCAATGGTGATGGAAGAGAAGCTGCTGAGACAATGGCAAAAGATGCAAAGAAACATGACATGATTTTGAGGTCTTCTGGTTTTGTAAATGTTGATGGTTCTAACAATTTGGCCTCAGTTTGTTCCAAGAGAGGCAGGAAAGGAGTGAACCAGGATTGTGCTATTGTATGGGAG GGATTTGGAAGTCAAGCAGACATGTTGTTTTGTGGCATATTTGATGGTCATGGTCCATGGGGTCATTTCGTAGCGAAAAAGGTTCGAGAATCGATGCCTTCGTCCTTGCTTTGCAATTGGCAAGAGACTCTAGCTCAGACATCGCTCGACCCGGATTTGGAATCTGATAAAAAGCATCAGAGGTTTCATATATGGAAGCATTCTTATCTGAAGACTTGTGCTGCTGTCGATCACGAGCTCGAACAATATCGAAAGATCGATTCGTTTTACAGTGGAACAACCGCCTTGACAATTGTCAGACAG GGAGACATCATATACGTAGCCAATGTCGGTGATTCTCGGGCTGTTTTGGCAACGAATTCCGATGATGGAAACTTGGTTCCCGTTCAGCTTACTGTTGATTTCAAACCAAATTTACCTC AGGAGAGTGAGCGGATAATTCAGTGCAAAGGTCGCGTTTTCTGCATGCACGATGAACCAGGGGTACACAGAGTTTGGCTGCCTAATGAAGAGTCACCAGGACTAGCAATGTCTAGAGCTTTTGGCGATTACTGCATTAAGGACTACGGTCTTATTTCGGTTCCTGAAGTCACACACAGACATATAACCAACAAAGACCAATTCGTCGTGCTCGCCACCGATGGG GTATGGGATGTAGTTTCCAATCAGGAAGCAATTCAAATAGTATCTTCGACACCAGACAAGGCGAAGGCAGCGAAGCGTTTAGTCGAGTTCGCGGCCTGTGcttggaagaagaaaaggaaaggcATTGCAATGGATGATATTTCCGCTATCTGCCTCTTCTTCCACTCATCTCACCATGAAGTTAATCTTGTAACAACTTCAAAATAG
- the LOC107899075 gene encoding probable ribosomal protein S11, mitochondrial, whose amino-acid sequence MHPLSSIRQLRHSSTSALLQRFSNFNWVCRASSNRPAFLGGLKSFSAGAHSSENVGTPEKNFDQQTMKDNVSATYASTFQNFFRPLGEQSTENVGNLGRNLDQQAVKENVSARYASAFRDFTRPSGQTEFRSGGNYRSMDVVMEAIDGDRRANYRGSQFRQDHIEQNEHFAHIKIMRNNTFVTVTDSNGNKKCGASAGMSGLLGGTKVSKYATEAVAEYAGRKARKMGIKSVVVRVKGFTHFKKKKQAILSFREGFKNPIVFIEDVTRHPHNGCRLPKKRRI is encoded by the exons atgcacCCATTGTCTTCAATTCGACAGCTTCGCCATTCCTCTACTTCAGCCTTGCTTCAACGCTTTAGCAACTTCAATTGGGTGTGTCGAGCTTCTTCCAACCGCCCTGCTTTTCTCG GAGGTTTAAAGAGTTTCAGTGCCGGTGCACATTCTTCTGAGAATGTTGGAACTCCGGAGAAGAATTTTGATCAACAGACAATGAAGGATAATGTCTCTGCTACATATGCTTCGACTTTCCAGAATTTTTTTCGTCCTTTAGGTGAACAATCTACTGAGAATGTTGGAAATCTAGGGAGGAATTTGGATCAACAGGCAGTGAAAGAGAATGTCTCCGCTAGATATGCTTCGGCTTTCCGGGATTTTACTCGTCCTTCAGGTCAAACAGAATTCAGGTCAGGCGGGAATTACAGGTCCATGGATGTTGTGATGGAAGCAATAGATGGAGATAGAAGGGCAAACTATAGGGGTTCTCAATTTCGGCAAGACCATATCGAGCAAAACGAACATTTTGCGCACATAAAGATCATGCGCAACAATACCTTCGTCACCGTGACAGATTCCAATGGAAATAAAAAATGTGGAGCCTCGGCTGGAATGTCAGGACTTTTAGGAGGCACGAAAGTATCTAAGTATGCTACTGAAGCAGTGGCAGAATATGCTGGGCGCAAGGCAAGGAAAATGGGGATTAAATCGGTTGTGGTAAGAGTGAAAGGCTTTACCCATTTTAAGAAGAAAAAACAAGCAATTCTTAGCTTTCGTGAGGGCTTTAAGAATCCTATTGTCTTCATTGAGGATGTCACTCGTCATCCACATAATGGATGCCGGCTTCCAAAGAAGAGACGAATCTAA